The Acidobacteriota bacterium genome has a segment encoding these proteins:
- a CDS encoding winged helix-turn-helix domain-containing protein: MAIQGYRFGEFEVDLDQARLLRDGKPVILEPKAFDVLRYFLENRSRLVSKEEILDAVWPETAITLNAMSRAVARLRKALGDSAREPRFIETSYTRGYRWIAPTTEITAVPSSPPTSTGETPGPNSRRALALQAGAAALIVFALAWLGVALWGPRAVESDADQQRLAVLPIKSIGDDPRDEHFADGLTEQLVAVLARLSEVEVLSSTSSMAFKGDDARAREIARELNANALLEGSVHREGDQRRILIRLVDGEREVPLWTRSFDGPASDVLDFQHRIAEQIADALKISLSPHLFGLLEQSETSRPEALNLFLRGLGHYRSRTRLGNENALRLFGEALKIDPDFALAEAGLANSYAMRGIRWSGGDRDIDAAEDAAQRALTISPDLAMAHKAMGIVHSSRGELGKSLAANRRALELAPFFDEARYNAASVSHLLGEWDEAVRLLSAVSGEPAMSGALATYLLELDFPELAQGYIEEVEKAEPVSGYLDMYLARREALAGQYPEAEARMAPLRHAFPSWPRVWRSSGEVAFLTGHDSQAFEFFTHAKDLLGSEDYPEVDLPMALILRRQGDIDRSAEMLEQLALWARGKIAEEQESWEGAWTLAAVEATRGNHSQALEWLEKAYEKGRRDYRSELSNPAFEALRDDPRFQQIIARMRADVAAMRLRVEESIARGDIRIDS, encoded by the coding sequence TACTTTCTCGAGAACCGCTCGAGGCTGGTCAGCAAGGAAGAGATTCTCGACGCCGTCTGGCCCGAAACGGCCATCACCCTCAACGCCATGAGCCGCGCCGTGGCACGCCTCCGCAAGGCCCTCGGAGACAGTGCCCGCGAGCCTCGGTTCATCGAGACTTCCTATACCCGCGGCTACCGCTGGATCGCCCCGACGACGGAGATCACCGCCGTCCCTTCCAGCCCCCCGACATCCACCGGGGAAACCCCGGGGCCAAACTCTCGCCGAGCCCTGGCGCTGCAAGCCGGTGCCGCGGCCCTCATCGTCTTCGCCCTCGCCTGGCTTGGCGTGGCCCTCTGGGGGCCGCGCGCTGTCGAGTCCGATGCCGACCAGCAACGCCTGGCGGTCTTGCCCATCAAGTCGATTGGAGACGATCCTCGGGACGAGCACTTCGCCGATGGCTTGACCGAGCAATTGGTCGCGGTCCTCGCCCGCCTGAGCGAAGTCGAAGTCCTGTCGAGTACCTCGTCGATGGCCTTCAAGGGCGATGATGCGCGCGCCCGTGAGATCGCCCGCGAGCTCAACGCCAATGCCCTCCTCGAGGGCAGCGTCCATCGCGAAGGCGATCAGCGGCGCATCCTGATCCGGCTGGTCGATGGCGAGCGCGAGGTTCCGCTCTGGACTCGCAGTTTCGATGGCCCGGCGTCGGACGTTCTCGACTTTCAGCACCGCATCGCCGAGCAGATCGCCGACGCCTTGAAGATCTCCTTGTCGCCTCATCTCTTTGGCCTTCTGGAGCAGTCCGAAACCTCTCGACCAGAAGCCTTGAACCTCTTCCTCCGAGGCCTCGGCCACTACCGAAGCCGAACTCGCTTGGGGAACGAGAATGCGCTCAGACTGTTCGGCGAGGCCCTGAAGATCGATCCTGACTTCGCTCTCGCCGAAGCTGGCCTCGCCAACAGCTACGCCATGCGCGGCATTCGCTGGAGCGGTGGGGATCGAGATATCGACGCCGCCGAAGACGCGGCGCAGCGAGCTCTCACCATCTCACCGGACCTCGCCATGGCCCACAAAGCGATGGGAATCGTCCACTCCTCGCGAGGCGAGCTCGGGAAGTCCCTCGCGGCCAATCGCCGAGCCCTCGAGCTGGCCCCCTTCTTCGACGAGGCGCGCTACAACGCCGCTTCCGTCTCCCACCTCCTCGGCGAGTGGGACGAAGCGGTCCGCCTGCTCTCTGCTGTTTCCGGTGAGCCCGCCATGTCCGGCGCGCTGGCGACCTATCTCCTCGAGTTGGACTTCCCAGAGCTCGCCCAGGGCTACATCGAAGAGGTCGAGAAGGCTGAGCCGGTCTCCGGATATCTCGACATGTATCTGGCGCGCCGGGAGGCGCTTGCGGGTCAGTACCCCGAAGCCGAAGCACGGATGGCGCCCCTCCGCCATGCGTTCCCGAGCTGGCCCAGGGTTTGGCGATCGTCGGGAGAGGTCGCCTTCTTGACCGGCCATGACTCACAGGCCTTCGAGTTCTTCACCCATGCCAAGGACCTTTTGGGCTCCGAGGACTATCCCGAAGTCGATCTTCCCATGGCGCTGATTCTGCGTCGCCAAGGAGACATCGATCGCTCCGCGGAGATGCTCGAACAGCTCGCCCTCTGGGCTCGAGGGAAGATCGCCGAAGAGCAAGAGAGCTGGGAGGGAGCCTGGACCCTCGCGGCCGTCGAGGCCACCCGCGGCAACCATTCCCAAGCCCTCGAGTGGCTCGAGAAGGCCTACGAGAAAGGCCGCCGAGACTATCGTTCCGAGCTCAGCAACCCTGCCTTCGAAGCGCTTCGAGACGACCCCCGCTTCCAGCAGATCATCGCGCGCATGCGCGCCGACGTCGCCGCCATGCGACTGCGGGTGGAAGAGTCGATCGCGCGCGGCGACATCCGCATCGACAGCTAG